The stretch of DNA GGGCCTGGGGGAGTGGGACGACGAGCTGGAGGACCCCCCGGTCCCGACGGAGCCGGGCGAGGAGGACTCGGACGCTCCTGAGCTGTTCTACCCAACCGTCGCCGACTTCGTCAGCGGCAAGCTGGCCACCAGCTACCGACGGCAGCTCAACGTCCAGGGCGGTGTGACCTGGTGCCCGCAGTGGTGGAAACACGCCGAAGCGATCAGCCGCCTCGAAGCACTCTGGCGGGCATGGGAATTCCTGCGCCTGGACGGTACCACGGGGATGAGCGTCTGGTGGCGCGACCACGCAGACCACCACATGTCCGTTCTCCTCTCAACCGATGGGCCATTCAAGGGCTGCAACCCGGACGACGGTCACCGTGCCAAACTCGCTCCTCTACCCTGCGAGGAACCGCCCACAGGGCTGTTCTGAGGCGGATGTCGTTAAGCAACGCTCAAGGTGACCACCCGGGCTGTCCACAGTTGGGGTCAATCCGGGTTATCCACGGCTGGAATCGGGAGCCATTAGGAAAGCTCCCTCAGCAGCCGTAGCGGTGGATAACCCCTCAGGATTGTCCCCGGCTGGGGGCAAGCTACTGAGCGCCCAGACCGCGGCCAACCGCCACATAAGCCTCCTGCGCTCCACCGAAGACCCCATCAACTGATGCATCCGTCAGTGGCTATCGAGCAGCCAACACGCCAAAAGCTCTACAGTATGGTCCTTCCCAGAAAGCCGATTTAAACGGCTTGGCTTGTTCCGGTGTGGCGGAACCTATTTTCACGCTAGTGTCTGGCCCTCATGGGAAGATTGCTGCTGGCGGCGCCGCTGGAGACGCCGCCATTTACATCGAGGAGAGATTTTGGCGGATGAAGTTGGGGGGCACTTCACCCTGCTCGACGTTGGTTCCCGAAGCGGAAACTTTGGGGTAGTTCGCAAGGGTATTGATCGACGCGACGCATCATTTGTGGCTGTTAAGTTTGTTAATAGCCAGTCCGATGAGCTGAGCCTTAGGGTTTTTCGACGGGAAACAAAGACACTCGGGGAGCTCACTCACCCCAATATCGTGCCTTACCGAGGTTCGGGAATTGACGAGACGGGCAACTATTACATTGTTTTGGACTGGGTTGAACGCAACCTCGACGACGTTCTCAAGGAGACGGGTCCTTGGACCTCGTGGGACCGCCTTTATACCGAGCTCGCTTTGCCCCTAGTGGAAGCTTTGGCCTACACGCACCTAAAGCAGGTGGAGCACCGAGACATCAAGCCCAAAAACGTACTCATATCCTCCAGCGGAGTACCCATGCTGGCCGACTTCGGCATCGCCAAGATCCGCGGCGACGAGGAGGAAACCACCAATACCGTGGCGGACTGGCACTCCCGTCCCTACGCCCCGCCGGAGCTGAACGCCGACGCTCGGTATGTCCGCGACGTCTACTCTATTGGTGTTCTCCTACTGCAGTGCTTAAGCAGTAACCAGCTAACTTCCCTGGCGGACGTTGAGCACGCCGTACAGGGCGTCGATATACCGCCGGCGATTCGCAAGATCCTAAACGCTTGTATTGCCACGGATCCAAACGACCGTCCAAAGAATGCCAGTGATCTACTGGGCCTTTTGGCGACTGCACAGAAGCGCCGTGTGACCACGGCGGCTTCCAGCAAGTGCATCTGGTTAAGGATGCAGGGCAGCGCTGCCACCGCCCTTGCCGGGCATAGGGACAAGCGCCAAGAGGCACAAGCGATCGCTCAAGCTGACCTAGCCGGCGAGGTCTACGCGGCCTTCTTCTTGGACCGAGACTCCGGCGAGCAACAACGTGACTCCATCTTTCTAGTGGGTGAGACCTGGCGCTTTCACATCAAGCCAGATGGCGAGGGCGCGGTGTTAGTGTCCGCTAAAAAGCTTGAGTTCGACGAGCTGGAGCGTTTCCGGCGCCGAGCACTCCTGCTCTCCCGCCGGTATGAATGGTCTTTCTACCGGCCCACCAACCTCACTGGTGCCAGGGAGGCAGTCGGCGAACTGATCGACGCACTTGATGATTTTTACACTGAGCAAGCTGACAGCATCGCTGCCGGAGCGGTAGACCGTGAGGGCGATGACCTGTTCGATACCTGGCTTCGGGTCCTCAATGCCCGCGAAGAGCTTGCCCGGGGCGAAAAGAAACCGATCCCATACACCAAATGCAAAACTAGGGGACGCGAGGCGACTTTCACCCTCGTCGATCCGGTGGAACAAGATCTCGTTAACACTGAGTGGCGAGTTAAGGACCAGCACAGCGAACGACGCTTCGGCTGGGGTGAAGTCATTGACCATGACGGCGATAAGGTCGTCATCCTAGGCAATCGTTGGGGCAGCTTGCCCGATCGTGGGCAACTTATCCCGCATATCGGCCCGGACGAAATTGCTATTGGAAGGCAACGCGAGGCAGTTATTGCTGTTAAGAACGGAGCAGCTGCCCGTCCAGAGTTGCGGGACTTGTTGCTGCGCCCAGAGGGCGCCGAAGAACCCAGCCAAGCAGAGATTACTCACTGGAGCCGTGACCTTGATAGCAGCAAGCAACAGGCTGTGAGCAATGCGCTTGGCACCTCCGACCTATTCCTCGTCCAAGGTCCACCGGGCACGGGCAAAACAAGTTTTATTGCCGAACTTGTTGAGCAAACTCTGCTAGCGAAACCTGACGCCCGGATATTGATAGCCTCACAGACCAATGTCGCGGTGGACAATGCGTTGGAGAAGCTCGACGCAGGTGGTTTTTCCAATCTTGTCCGACTCGCCAGTGCAGACGTGACTCGAGTCAGCGACTCAGTGCGCCACCTGCTACTGGAAGCCCAAATGAAGCGATGGGCTCAGCTGGTCCGAAAGCGGGCAGAAGCACAGCTAGGGGCTCGCGCTGAGGCTGCCGGCATTCCCAGCGCCCACCTTCGTGCAGCCCTTGCGCTACAGCAACTCGCAGGCACCGTCAATGAAATCACCATGCTGCAGTCTCGGGCGCTCATCGACTCTCGGCAGGAGACCGAGGAAACGGAGCTGACAACAGCTCTGGGATCAAGCGAGTCGACGTCGTCCGCTCAAGAGCGAGTCGACGCGCTCATTGATTTGCGTGATGAGCTAATCGAGGAGGCCCAGACATTGTTGGCCAGTGATCTCACTCTCTCACGCAACATGACAAGTCAGGATGCGCTCAACGCCGTCGAACTTCTTGTTGGTGACGGTGATGCTGAGCGGGCGCTCCTGGCCCGCCTACGGCTTCAAGGCCAGTGGCTGCAACGCATAGCATCTGACGAACGCCTCGCCACAACCTTCCTCGACCAAACCAGCGTTATTGCAGGCACATGCACAGGTTTTCTACGCCATCCGGCCGTTCGACACCTCGATATTGACCTATGCATCGTTGATGAAGCCTCGCGCGCCACCCTGACCGAAGCCCTTGTGCCTGTATCTCGAGCTAACCGTTGGGTTTTCGTCGGGGACACGAAGCAGCTACCGCCGACCGATGAAGAACTGCTTCGGAGCCAAGAGCTCCTGAATGAGCAACAACTCGCAGAGGAGGACATCAAGGAGACCCTCTTCCAGCGGTTGGCGGATAAGCTGCCCGCTCATTCTCAGATGATGCTAAGTCAGCAATACCGCATGATTCGCCCCATTGGTGATCTCATCTCATCCTGCTTCTACGATGAAAAGCTCAGGTCAACTCGTGAGGATGGGCTGGACGGTTACGAACTCGGCTATGGCAAGCCGGTCATGTGGGTAGACACCTCAGGCTTGGGAGATTCACGGCGAGAGTCAGCACCTCAAGGTAAAGCGACGAGCTATGCCAACCGCACTGAGGTGCGGGTACTGATTGATCGCTTGAGAATCCTCAACAAGGCAATTGACCATCAAGTCGTCAAGCTTCCCCAAGAGGGCAAACCCCTGGAGGTGCTCGTTATTGCGCCTTACGTCAGCCAAGTCACCGAGTTGAAGGTGCAAGTTGCTCCAATATTGAGTCGTCTCACTCATCTAAACGTCACCATCATGTCGGTCGATGCTGTGCAAGGACGTGAATCCGATGTCGCGTTGCTGTCAGTCACCCGCAGTAATGCGGGCGGGCACCTAGGGTTCTTAGGTGCTGAATATTGGCGCCGTATCAATGTGGCCCTATCACGGGCAAGATTCGGCTTGACGATAGTCGGGGACGCCGGATTCATCAAAGGAACCACCGGCGCACTGCGCCAAGTCCTCACATATATAGAGATGAACCACGAGGATTGCGAAATCAGAATGGCTGAACGATGACCATCACTGCTTCCGAACAGATCCGCCGCCGCTTTGGTAATCAGCGCCCGGGTCTTGAGCTACTTGGACTCGTCGAGGCCGCCCTGCCAGTGACGGTACTTCGTCTCGATGTACTCGCCCAGGAGCGCAAGCAACTTCCGTTGTTGGACGAATTCATCATCCGCTTCATCCATGAAGGCGTCGAGGATATCGACGAGCTGGCCGAACTGCTCGGACTTGAACGGGAACAAGTTCTCAATGCGACCGCTGAGCAAGTGAGCGAAGGCAACATTCGGCGCTCGTCTGGTCGGCTGGCGCTGACTGCCCAAGGTTTGGAGACTGCACGAAGCCTAGCGGCCATTCAACCGGTGCTCCGGCAGTTGCCTGTCCCATTTGATCGCGTGACGTGGAGCATCGAGAACTATCCGCAGATCACCTTGGTGCGTAAGAAGGAAGCCGAGGACCTCGGCTACCTCCTGCTGCCTGCCAAGAAACACTCTCGGGTGACATTGGCGGATCTGACCGTCGAACGGTTCAACCAGATCTTTCGTAGTCGCGATGACCGCAATCGGCTTATCGAGATCATCAGACTCCGGAAAATTGCCTCCCAAAATCAGTTTCTCTACCTCCCTGTCAAACTTCTCGTCTACGGCAATCCTGAGTCAGGGGAAGTAGAACTGGCCCTTTGTATCGATAATGAGCTCCAGGCTGCGCATGGTCTGGAGCTGGCAGCCATGGATGCGGTGGCTAAGCTCGGCATCCAGGTCGGCCACGCCGAGCCTCGCCCAAGACTTGAACCCGCGCTAGAAAAGCTGCGTGTGTCAGCCGAACAAGTCGAAGTCTTGGCCCACTTGAGTGACACTTCGCCCCCCAAGGTCGAGAGCGCAGAACTGTCTAGCGCTGAAGCGGCTCCGAAGGTGTCCGAAATGCCAGTCCGCAGTGTGAGCGTCTTCGAGCACCCCGATCATTTGACCGCGGCCCTAGAGTCCGCCAAAAAACGACTTCTGATCATCTCGCCGTGGGTAAAAGGTGGCGTTGTAAACACCGACTTTGCCGCCAAACTTGAGCGTCGCCTTCGAGCTGGAGTTGAGGTCTACATCGGTCATGGAATCGGTCCGGATGATCGCGACTCAGACGATTGGGCGCTGCGGAAACTGCATAATCTGTCGAAACGCTACCCCGGCAAATTCCATTTCGTACGGCTAAAGAACACCCACGCCAAGATCCTTGTCTATGACGGCATATGGATCAATACCAGCTTCAACTGGCTGTCCTTCAAGGGCGATCCGGACCGCACCTTTCGAATGGAAGAAGGCACCCTTGTTCAAATTCCTAGCGAAGTCGACAAGGCATACAAACAATACGTGACGATTCTGCAGCAAGACGCCAAGTAATCACGGGCCAGGACGGAACTCAAAAAGGAGGAGCCTGCCAGAAAGGGTTTCGTTTACCGGAAACTACAACGTCGCGCGCGCAATCTCATCCGAGGTGCCGACTGTCAGGTTTGAATCTTAGACTGTCCGCCGAAAGTGTACACGAGCGGCCTTCTGGACCCTATTCTGACGCTCTTTTCCTTGTTGGCTGACGTCAGGTTGGGGTGTAGCCCATGTCATTTTCGGAGCCAAATAAAACGACGATATGGGTGTCGGGTGTCAGGAAGCTGTGGACCTGTTTGCCGAAGGTCCCGGTGAAAGCTTCCTTGGCTGAGGTAGCCGCTGCCGTTCTCCGCCGCGTTAACAATTTTGATGTTCTTTCTGAAGCTGTGTTCTCGGACCAGTTTGGAGACATGCGGGAACAGGAGCGATAGCGGGGCGGTCGTGTAGCTGAGGGCGGCGAATCAAAGGCAATGTTTGAGGTCCTGTCGCTGCAGCAGCTCGGCGGGGGCCCCTTTGAGGCGAAGCGCTCCGACTCTTCGACAGCCATGAAGGCGTGTGCATCAGGACCGCGATGCTAGAACGGTCCTTTGGGGGCGCGAGTCGCGGTTTAGTTTTCGCGCTGCTCGAACTCCGTATCAAGCTCATAGTGGCGGAACTCGGTTTCGGGGTTAGACTCGCCACCGGTCACGATTTCGTGGTCTAGTTGGCGTTGGACCTGGCTGTCGAGAACCTGCAGTTTCTCGTCTTTGAGTGTTCCAAGATCCTCCGGAAACGGCTCGGCCGGGGTGATCCGCAGATTGTCTGACATGGGCTTCCCTTCGCAGCTAGCGGCACTCCAGCTGATCGGACACCCGCAACGAGAGTATTTTAGCCGGGTTCGCTCAGGCGCGGTCCTGAGCTTGAGCATGAATCGTCCCGGGTTTGATGCCGCTATCTTCAGTGGAAAAGATAGCGGCATCAAACCCGGAACGGTTCAGAGATACGTTTTTGGTCGGGCTAGAGACCGGGGTTTAGGGATCGAAGGGTGTCTTTGGTGCCGTGGTCATGGAGCCTGGTCAGTGCATCGGAGTAGGCGCTGACAAATCGTTGATCGTCGATGAGGTCTCCGAAGACTTCGCGGTTCGAGATGAAGGACAGCGGGTCCTGGCGTTGCCGGGCGGCGGCGGCCATCAGGGCGTCTTTCAGGCGGTCGACCACGTCGATGGGGTTGCCCTGTTCGTCGATGCCTTCGTCGTATCGTGCCCAGCTGGCTACGATGGCTGTGGAGCGATGGATTTCGCCGTTGTTGGCCAGATTGATGCGGATTACCGGCAGGAGCCACTTGGGAATACGGTCTGAGCTTTCAGCGCAGAGCCTGGCCAGGGTGTCACGGACGTATTCATTGGAGAAACGTTCGATGAGAGTGTGCTTGTAGGCGTCGAGGTCGATCCCCGGGACCGGGTGCAGGGTCGGCGTGGCTTCCTTGTCCATGTAGTCGAGCAGGAACTGGGAGAACAATGGGTCCTGAGCGACTTCATGGGCGTAGCGGTAGCCGGCGAGGTAGCCGAAATAGCACATGCCTTGGTGGCTGGCGTTGAGCAGGCGCAGCTTCATGAGCTCATAGGGTTCCACGTCTTCCACCAGTTGGACGCCGACGTCTTCGAAGGGCGGCCGGCCGAGGTTGAAATGGTCTTCGAGCACCCATTGTTCGAAGGGCTCACAAACCACGGGCCACGCGTCTTTCACCCCGAAGTCGTCCTCGATGGCGGCTCGGTCCTCGTCGGTGGTTACGGGGGTGATACGGTCGACCATGCTGTTGGGGAAAGGCACGTTTTTCTTGATCCACCCGCCAAGCTCGGCGTCTTTGAGGGATGCGAAGGCGGTAAACATTTTCCGTGCGACGTCGCCGTTGCCCTGGATGTTGTCACAGGACATTACCGTGAATGGTTCCAGACCCCGTTCGCGCCGCCGGGCGAGGGCCTCGGTGACCAGCCCGAAGGTTGTTCGCGGTGCGGCTCCGGGTTGGAGGTCGTGGATGACGTCCGGGTTCTCGGTGTTGAATTCCCCGGTGACGTGGTGGAAGTTGTAGCCGCCCTCTGTCACGGTGAGCGAAACGATGCGGATGGTGTCGGAGGCCATTTTTTCGATGACAGCCTCGGGGTCGTCGGGGGCGAAAAGGTATTCAATGATCGAGCCGATGACCCGCGCCTCCCGGGTGCCGTCCGGGTTTTTTACCACGAGGGTGTAGAGGCAGTCCTGGGCGGCCATTACCTGCTTCATACGGGCGTCTCCCGGCAGTACGCCGACGCCGCAGATCGCCCAGTCAAGTGCGCGGCCGGCGTTCATCAAGCGGTCCAGATACATGGCCTGGTGTGCGCGGTGGAAGCCCCCGACACCGAAATGGACAATTCCCGCCGTCAAAGCTGAGCGGTCATAAGAGGGTTTTCCCACAGCAGCGGGCAGTTCCGGGAGAGTTGAGCTGGTGAGTGAATGCATGTGTTTAGCCTTTCAGAATGTGATGGTCGACTGACGGGGAGCCCCGATCCATGGCGGGCGGTTCTCTTTCACGGAACCAGCCAATGCTCCGTGCCTTGCCGGGGTGGGCAGGAAGTGCGGTGAACGTGTCAGGGATGGAGCAGCGGCGTCGTTTCGCTGAACGCAAGACGAACGGACTTCAGGTGAGTGGCATTTGCTGTCGTCTTGGCTTGTCCAAGGGGTCAGGCCCACGGGATGATCCGGTCTGCTGCGTGACGGGTGGATTCGATCAGCCGGGCGTTGGTTTCGTCGGATCCGGCCGCCCATTCTTGCGCTCCGGGGCGGTCTTTGCCGAAGAGGATGTGCCTGTCCACGAGCCGGGAAAGGCGTAGGTGCCGGGGTGTATCCAGGAACCACACCTCATCCAGCTGCGCCCGGACCTGCGGCCACGGGGGCAGTTCAGCGAGGAGGTAGTTGCCCTCGGTGATGACGAGCGGCACGGCTGCGGGCACTTCAATGGACGCGGCCACAGGTTCGTCGATGGTGCGCCGGAAATCGGGCGCATAGACTACCGGTTCGTCGGCTCGTGAAAGGCGCTGCAGCAGGGAGAGGTATCCTCCGACGTCGAACGTGTCGATGGCGCCTTTGCGTTCCCGGAGTGGGGTGCCGTCGATGATGGCGTTACCCAGGTGGAAGCCGTCCATTGGCACCACGACAGCGGACCCGGCTGGTAGATGTTTCTGCAGGCAGGCGGAGAAGGTGGACTTACCCGATCCGGGGGCTCCCACGATACCGAGCAGCATTCTGTTCCCGTCCGCGAGGCGGAGCCGGAGCTCCGCCACGGCCCGTTCCATCTCCGGTGACTTGAGGGCGTCAATCCCTGGGAACGCAGTCCCCGGCTGCCCGGCATTCGTCAGGCCCATCAGCGTCCCGGGTAGACGACGGCTTTGAGCTGGCCGGGCTGCTTGCCGGCCTTGAGTGCCTGTTCTGCGTCGGCGAGGGGGAACTTTCCGGTGACCAGGACGTCCAGGTCCACCTTGCCGTCGGCGATGAGCTGGATGGCCAGGGGCCAGGTGTTGGTGTAGCGGAAGACGCCGGAGAGCCAGATTTCGCGGTTCTGGATGTAGGAGACGGGAAGCTCGACGTCGTCGGCCCCCAGCCCGACCAGGATGACCCTGCCGGCGGGGGCGACGGCTTTGATTCCTGAACGGACCGCCTGCGGTGCGCCGGAGGCGTCGATGAAGGCGTCGACGTCGAGCCCTTCGGCGCTGTCCGTCTTCGCGTTCAGGGCGTGGGTGGCCCCGTGTTCCAGGGCGAAGGCCAGCCGGTCCTCGGCGATGTCGCTGATGTAGATCTCGGTGGCGCCGAAGGCGCGGGCCGCTTGGGCCGCGATGATGCCGATGGGGCCGGCGCCGGCGATCAGCACCCGGCTGCCGGGCCGGATTCCCGCGCGTTCACACGCCCACAGGCCCACAGAGAGCGGTTCGATCAGGGCGGCCGCCTCGTCGCTGACGCTGTCCGGGATGTCGTAGGCGAAGTCGGACTGGATGGTCACGTACTCGGCGAACGCGCCGTCGATCGGCGGGGTGGCGTAGAACTCGATGTCCGGGCACAGGTTGTACCGGCCGGCCTTGCACTGCTTGCACGTGCGGCAGGGGCGTTGGGGTTCGACGGCGACCCGGTTGCCGATGCGGGCGGGGTCGACGTCGCTGCCGACGGCGGCGATCCGGCCGGAGAGTTCGTGGCCCAGGATCAGCGGGTGGTCCACCACGTAGGGGCCGATGCGGCCGTGCTCGTAGTAGTGGACGTCGCTGCCGCAGACGCCCACGGCGGCGACCTGCACCAGGACCTGGTCCGCGTCGAGCTGCGGGAGCGGCAGGGTTTCCATGGACATGTCGCCCTGGCTCTTGAGGATGTTGGCGCGCATGGTGGCGGGCAGTCCGGAGTCGGCGGCAGGTGATTGTGTGGTTGTTGCGGTCATCGGGGAAATCCTTTCGAATGCGGCTTCGCAGGTTACTTGACGGCGCCCAGGGAGAGGCCCTGGACGAGTTTGTCCTGGGCCGCAAAGCCTGCGAACAGCACTGGCAGGGAAATGACGACGGCGGCCGCGCAGACCTTGGCGAGGAAGAGGCCTTGGCTGGAGACGAACCCGGTCAGGAAGACCGGTGCGGTACCTGCCATGACGCCGGTCAGGACGCGGGCAAGGAGCAGTTCGTTCCAGCTGAAGATGAAGCAGATAAGGGCGGTGGCGGCGATGCCGGGCATCGCTACGGGTGCGATGACCTTGCGCAGGGTCAAGAGCAGGGAGGCGCCGTCGATCTGGGCCGCTTCCAGCATTTCCACCGGAACCTCGGCGAGGAAGGAGCGCATCATCCATACCGCGATAGGCAGGTTCATGGAGGTGTACATCAGGACCAGGAACCAGATGTTGTCCAGGGCGCCCACCGTCTTTGCGAAGAGGAACAGGGGCAGGATCGCGGCTACCACCGGCATCATCTTGGTGGACAGAAAGAAGAACATGACGTCGGTCCACTTCTTCACCGGCCGGATGGACAGGGCGTAGGCGGCAGGGACGGCCAGGACCAGGACCAAAACGGTGGAGAGGATGGAGGAGGTGGCGGAGTTGATGAGCGGAGGCCATGGGCTGACCCCGGAGCTGGCGCCGAAGAATTCGCCGTAGGCGTCAAGGGTCAGGTTCGCGGCGATGGATGGCGGGTTGGTGGCCGCGTCCGTTTCTGAGTGGAAGGACGTCAGGATCATCCACAGGACCGGTGTCGCGAAGAGCAGGGCGAGGAGCCAGGCCGCGAGCCCGGCTGCGGTGTTGTTGCGGGTGGGGTCCATCCGCGACTTGCCGCGTCGGCGTGAACCGGCCTTGAGGGCGGTGGTGTCGGGGGCTGAGCGGCGGGGTGCGGCGGGTGTGAGGGTGCTCATCGTGCTGCCTCCTTCTTGAAGAGCGAAAAGACGGTGCGGAGTGCGAAGGTGGCCACGATGATGGTGCCGATGACCACCACGACGCCGGCGGCAGACGCCAGGCCGTATTCGTTGGCGAAGTAGAACGTCTGGTAAATGGCGTAGGGCAGGTTTGCGGTGCCCAGGCCACCGGAGGTCAGGGTGAAGACCGCGTCGAAGTTCTGCACAATGTAGATCGCGCCGAGCAGGCCGCCCAGTTCCAGGTACTGGCGAAGGTGCGGCAGGGTCAGGTGCCGGAAGATCGCCCAAGGCGCGGCGCCGTCCATCTGGGCTGCTTCCACCGTGTCCATGGGCCGGGACTGCAGGCCGGCGAGCAGGATGAGCATCATGAACGGTGTCCACTGCCAGACCAAGGAGAGGACGACGGCGGCCAGCGGCGCCTGGGAGAGCAGGTCCGGCTGGGGCGGGGTGTTGCTGCCGAAGAGGGACCAGATCCAGGTCAGGGTGCCGTTGATTAGCCCGTAGGTGGGGTTCAGCAGCGCGTGCTTCCAGATCAGGGCTGCGGCAACGGGGACCACGAGGAACGGGGCAATCAGCAGGGTTCGGGCCAGGCCGCGGCCGATGAATTTTTTGTCCAGCAGCAGCGCGAGGCCCAGCCCGATGAGCAGGCTGGCCAGGACCACGGAAACGGTCAGGATGATGGTGGTGAAAATGGCCTGGCGCAGGTCCGGATCGGTGAGGACCTGGACGTAGTTGGAGAAGCCCGCGAATCCAGTCTCGTCCGGGCGCAGGCTGTTCCAGTTCAGGAACGAGATGATCAGGGTCACCACGAAGGGCAGCTGGGTGACGATGATGAGGAAGATCAGGGCCGGCAGCAGGGGCGCACGCCGGGCCCAGGCCAGGGCACGTTCGCGGGACCTGGCGTTTTTGGAAGGTTTGGGGGCGCTGCGCCCGGTGCGGGGAATGCGCGCTGTTGCAGTCGTCATGATGGGTCTCCTGCGGTTCAGGGGCCCGCCGGGGAGGCGGGCCCCTGAACCGGTTGGTGGGGTGTTACTTGGTTTTGTACTTGTCGCCGACTTTTTGGGCAGCGTCCTGGCCCTTGGCCAGCGCATCAGCTACGGAGCCTTGGCCTGCGATGGCCGAACTTATGCCCTGAGAGACCGTGGTGCCCAGGTCGGCGAACTCGGGGATGCCGACGAACTGAACGCCGATGGCCGGCCGCGGCTGGACGCCCGGGTTCTTCGGATCCGCGTTTTCAATCGCGGTCCGTTCGGCCTGGAAGAACGGAGCGGACTTCTGGAAATCCGCGTTCTCGTAGGTGGAGATGCGCTTACCCGAGGGGACCTTGGCCCAGCCGAGCTTGGACGCTACGAGTTCTTCGTACTTCTTCGAGCTGGCCCAGGCGATGAACTTGCTCGCGGCGTCCTGCTTCTTGGATGCTGCCTGCACGCCCCAGGACCAGGTCCAGAGCCAGCCGGAGGACTTGGTTTCCTTCACGGGAGCCTGGACGTAGCCGATCTTTCCCTTCACCGGGGAGTTGTCCGCCTCGAGGGAACCGGCGGCGGAGGTGGCGTCGTACCACATGGCGGTTTTGCTCTGGGTCATGTTGTTCAGGCATTCGGTGAATCCGGCCTGGGCGGCGCCTGCTTCACCGTGCTGCTTCACGAGGTCAACGTAGAACTGGGTGGCAGCGGTGAATTCGGGTGCGTTGACTTTGGCGTTCCAGTCCTTGTCGAACCAGGTGCCCCCGAAGGTGTTCACTACGGTGGTCAGTGGGGCGAAGAGCTGGCCCCAGCCGGGCTGGCCGCGCAGGCAGATACCCTTCATCCCCGGAGCCGCACCGTCAGCTTTTGCCGCGAGGTCGGCGACCTGGTCCCAGGTGGGGTTCGCCGGCATGGTCAGGCCCTTGGCGTCAAAGATGTCCTTGCGGTACATCAGGAAGGAGGACTCGCCGTAGAACGGTTCGCCGTACAGCTTGCCGTCTTTGCCGGTCAGGGACGCGGTGTAAGCCGGCAGAATGTCTGACTGGTTGAACGCGGCATCCTTCGCCACGTTATCCAACGGGGCCAGCCACTTGTTGGCGGAGTAGAACGGGATCTCGTAGTTGGACAGGGACGCCACGTCGTACTGCCCGGCCTGGCTGGAGAACTCCTGGCTGATCTTCGCCCGGACATCGTTCTCCGGCAGGACCGTGTAGTTGACCTTGATCCCGGTGTCCTTGGTGAAGTTATCCGCCGTGAGCTTCTGCAGGTCCTCCATCTGAGGGTTGTTCACCATCAGGACATTGATGCTGTTCTGGTCTCCGGCCGTGCTTCCGCCGCCGGCACCCGAACAAGCAGACAAAGCCAGAGTAAAAGTAATAGCGCCGGCCGCGACTGCGGCCAAACGGGACTTGGGTCGCATTAGGACTCCTTTGTTCTTATGAGGTCGGGATACCGCTGTGCGTCTGCTTCCCTGG from Arthrobacter sp. FW306-07-I encodes:
- a CDS encoding DUF4913 domain-containing protein produces the protein MSEGLGEWDDELEDPPVPTEPGEEDSDAPELFYPTVADFVSGKLATSYRRQLNVQGGVTWCPQWWKHAEAISRLEALWRAWEFLRLDGTTGMSVWWRDHADHHMSVLLSTDGPFKGCNPDDGHRAKLAPLPCEEPPTGLF
- a CDS encoding serine/threonine-protein kinase, producing the protein MADEVGGHFTLLDVGSRSGNFGVVRKGIDRRDASFVAVKFVNSQSDELSLRVFRRETKTLGELTHPNIVPYRGSGIDETGNYYIVLDWVERNLDDVLKETGPWTSWDRLYTELALPLVEALAYTHLKQVEHRDIKPKNVLISSSGVPMLADFGIAKIRGDEEETTNTVADWHSRPYAPPELNADARYVRDVYSIGVLLLQCLSSNQLTSLADVEHAVQGVDIPPAIRKILNACIATDPNDRPKNASDLLGLLATAQKRRVTTAASSKCIWLRMQGSAATALAGHRDKRQEAQAIAQADLAGEVYAAFFLDRDSGEQQRDSIFLVGETWRFHIKPDGEGAVLVSAKKLEFDELERFRRRALLLSRRYEWSFYRPTNLTGAREAVGELIDALDDFYTEQADSIAAGAVDREGDDLFDTWLRVLNAREELARGEKKPIPYTKCKTRGREATFTLVDPVEQDLVNTEWRVKDQHSERRFGWGEVIDHDGDKVVILGNRWGSLPDRGQLIPHIGPDEIAIGRQREAVIAVKNGAAARPELRDLLLRPEGAEEPSQAEITHWSRDLDSSKQQAVSNALGTSDLFLVQGPPGTGKTSFIAELVEQTLLAKPDARILIASQTNVAVDNALEKLDAGGFSNLVRLASADVTRVSDSVRHLLLEAQMKRWAQLVRKRAEAQLGARAEAAGIPSAHLRAALALQQLAGTVNEITMLQSRALIDSRQETEETELTTALGSSESTSSAQERVDALIDLRDELIEEAQTLLASDLTLSRNMTSQDALNAVELLVGDGDAERALLARLRLQGQWLQRIASDERLATTFLDQTSVIAGTCTGFLRHPAVRHLDIDLCIVDEASRATLTEALVPVSRANRWVFVGDTKQLPPTDEELLRSQELLNEQQLAEEDIKETLFQRLADKLPAHSQMMLSQQYRMIRPIGDLISSCFYDEKLRSTREDGLDGYELGYGKPVMWVDTSGLGDSRRESAPQGKATSYANRTEVRVLIDRLRILNKAIDHQVVKLPQEGKPLEVLVIAPYVSQVTELKVQVAPILSRLTHLNVTIMSVDAVQGRESDVALLSVTRSNAGGHLGFLGAEYWRRINVALSRARFGLTIVGDAGFIKGTTGALRQVLTYIEMNHEDCEIRMAER
- a CDS encoding mannitol dehydrogenase family protein gives rise to the protein MHSLTSSTLPELPAAVGKPSYDRSALTAGIVHFGVGGFHRAHQAMYLDRLMNAGRALDWAICGVGVLPGDARMKQVMAAQDCLYTLVVKNPDGTREARVIGSIIEYLFAPDDPEAVIEKMASDTIRIVSLTVTEGGYNFHHVTGEFNTENPDVIHDLQPGAAPRTTFGLVTEALARRRERGLEPFTVMSCDNIQGNGDVARKMFTAFASLKDAELGGWIKKNVPFPNSMVDRITPVTTDEDRAAIEDDFGVKDAWPVVCEPFEQWVLEDHFNLGRPPFEDVGVQLVEDVEPYELMKLRLLNASHQGMCYFGYLAGYRYAHEVAQDPLFSQFLLDYMDKEATPTLHPVPGIDLDAYKHTLIERFSNEYVRDTLARLCAESSDRIPKWLLPVIRINLANNGEIHRSTAIVASWARYDEGIDEQGNPIDVVDRLKDALMAAAARQRQDPLSFISNREVFGDLIDDQRFVSAYSDALTRLHDHGTKDTLRSLNPGL
- a CDS encoding nucleoside/nucleotide kinase family protein gives rise to the protein MERAVAELRLRLADGNRMLLGIVGAPGSGKSTFSACLQKHLPAGSAVVVPMDGFHLGNAIIDGTPLRERKGAIDTFDVGGYLSLLQRLSRADEPVVYAPDFRRTIDEPVAASIEVPAAVPLVITEGNYLLAELPPWPQVRAQLDEVWFLDTPRHLRLSRLVDRHILFGKDRPGAQEWAAGSDETNARLIESTRHAADRIIPWA
- a CDS encoding NAD(P)-dependent alcohol dehydrogenase, producing the protein MTATTTQSPAADSGLPATMRANILKSQGDMSMETLPLPQLDADQVLVQVAAVGVCGSDVHYYEHGRIGPYVVDHPLILGHELSGRIAAVGSDVDPARIGNRVAVEPQRPCRTCKQCKAGRYNLCPDIEFYATPPIDGAFAEYVTIQSDFAYDIPDSVSDEAAALIEPLSVGLWACERAGIRPGSRVLIAGAGPIGIIAAQAARAFGATEIYISDIAEDRLAFALEHGATHALNAKTDSAEGLDVDAFIDASGAPQAVRSGIKAVAPAGRVILVGLGADDVELPVSYIQNREIWLSGVFRYTNTWPLAIQLIADGKVDLDVLVTGKFPLADAEQALKAGKQPGQLKAVVYPGR